One genomic window of Myxococcus xanthus includes the following:
- a CDS encoding NAD(P)/FAD-dependent oxidoreductase produces MSPKSKREDLPHVVILGGGFAGLYAARHLYRAPVRVTMVDRQNHHLFQPLLYQVATATLSPSEIAAPLRAVLGHHQVAVVLAEVTGVDTAGKRVLLSDGELNYDYLVIATGATHSYFGNDAWAQFAPGLKSIEDALAIRRRILVAFELAERETDPEIRRSLLNFVIIGAGPTGVELAGSLAEISRHSLHGDFRNFDPRDARIILIEGMDKVLPVYPDDLSQKACRTLEKLGVEVRTGARVTNITEQGVFIGQEFIPARTVLWAAGVAASPVAKSLGVELDRSGRVLVTPELTIPGHDDVFVVGDLSLLKDAEGKPVPGLAPVAMQEGKHAAHNIRRQLQGKPMVPFSYWDRGSYAVIGRGHAVGIAFRRFKQAGFGAWMAWLLIHITFLIGFRSRLAVLLNWAFSYLTFGKSARIITGPSPRLDRLQPTHALPEGGQTPSIAEPRFQTTTSHAESATTGTH; encoded by the coding sequence GTGAGCCCGAAATCAAAGCGCGAAGACCTGCCCCACGTGGTCATCCTCGGCGGTGGTTTTGCCGGCCTCTACGCCGCCCGTCATCTCTACAGGGCACCCGTGCGCGTCACGATGGTGGACCGGCAGAATCACCACCTGTTCCAGCCTCTGCTCTACCAGGTCGCCACGGCGACGCTGAGTCCCAGCGAGATTGCGGCGCCGCTCCGGGCGGTGCTGGGGCACCACCAGGTGGCGGTGGTGCTGGCGGAAGTGACGGGTGTGGATACGGCTGGCAAGCGCGTGCTGCTCTCCGACGGAGAGCTGAACTACGACTACCTCGTCATCGCTACAGGGGCCACACACTCCTACTTCGGCAATGACGCCTGGGCTCAGTTCGCTCCCGGCCTGAAGTCCATCGAGGACGCGCTGGCGATTCGCCGGCGGATCCTGGTGGCCTTCGAACTGGCGGAGCGGGAGACGGACCCGGAGATCCGCCGCTCGCTCCTCAACTTCGTCATCATCGGCGCCGGACCCACGGGGGTGGAACTCGCGGGCTCGTTGGCGGAAATCAGCCGGCATTCGCTTCATGGCGACTTCAGGAACTTCGATCCGCGGGACGCGCGCATCATCCTCATCGAGGGCATGGACAAGGTCCTGCCCGTCTATCCGGATGACCTGTCACAGAAGGCCTGCCGCACACTCGAGAAGCTGGGGGTGGAGGTCCGTACGGGGGCTCGGGTCACCAACATCACCGAGCAAGGGGTCTTCATCGGCCAGGAGTTCATCCCCGCGAGGACGGTATTGTGGGCCGCGGGCGTGGCGGCATCGCCGGTGGCGAAGTCGCTGGGCGTCGAACTCGACCGGTCCGGGCGCGTGCTCGTCACTCCTGAGCTGACCATACCGGGCCACGACGATGTCTTCGTCGTCGGTGACCTGTCCTTGCTCAAGGATGCGGAGGGCAAGCCGGTGCCAGGCCTTGCTCCCGTGGCCATGCAGGAAGGCAAGCACGCCGCCCACAACATCCGCCGCCAGTTGCAGGGCAAGCCGATGGTGCCCTTCTCGTACTGGGACCGCGGCTCCTACGCGGTGATTGGCCGAGGCCACGCGGTGGGCATTGCCTTCCGCCGCTTCAAGCAGGCGGGCTTCGGTGCCTGGATGGCCTGGCTGCTCATCCACATCACCTTCCTCATCGGCTTCCGTAGCAGGCTGGCGGTGCTGCTCAACTGGGCCTTCTCGTACCTGACGTTTGGCAAGTCGGCGCGCATCATCACCGGCCCTTCGCCTCGCCTGGACCGGCTCCAGCCCACCCACGCCTTGCCGGAGGGTGGGCAGACCCCGTCCATCGCAGAGCCCCGCTTCCAGACGACGACGTCTCACGCGGAGTCCGCGACGACCGGGACGCACTGA
- the recA gene encoding recombinase RecA — MSKLAEKLKAVAAAVASIEKQFGRGSVMTLGGEAREQKVAVIPSGSVGVDRALGVGGYPRGRVVEVFGNESSGKTTLTLHAIAQVQAAGGVAAFIDAEHALDVSYARKLGVRVEELLVSQPDTGEQALEITEHLVRSGAVDLIVVDSVAALVPRAEIEGEMGDAHMGVQARLMSQALRKLTGAVSRSGTCIIFINQIRMKIGVMFGNPETTTGGNALKFYASVRMEIRRTGNIKDGDAVVGSKARVKVVKNKVAPPFQEAEFDLMYGSGIHRVGEVLDLGVATGLIEKSGSYFSLRGERIGQGRERAAEWLREHPDVLEALGKEITGTSALPSSPAPVEVAA; from the coding sequence ATGAGCAAGCTGGCGGAGAAGCTGAAGGCAGTGGCGGCGGCGGTAGCGAGCATCGAGAAGCAGTTCGGACGAGGCTCGGTGATGACGTTGGGCGGGGAAGCACGCGAACAGAAGGTCGCCGTCATCCCCTCCGGCTCGGTGGGGGTGGACCGCGCGCTGGGCGTGGGCGGCTATCCCCGGGGCCGTGTGGTGGAGGTCTTCGGGAACGAGTCCTCGGGCAAGACGACGCTCACCCTGCATGCGATTGCACAGGTGCAGGCGGCGGGTGGCGTAGCGGCCTTCATCGACGCGGAGCACGCGCTGGATGTGTCCTACGCGCGCAAGCTGGGCGTCCGTGTGGAGGAGTTGCTCGTGTCGCAACCCGACACCGGCGAACAGGCGCTGGAAATCACGGAGCACCTGGTGCGCTCCGGCGCGGTGGACCTCATCGTCGTCGACTCGGTGGCGGCCCTGGTGCCACGGGCCGAAATCGAGGGCGAGATGGGGGACGCGCACATGGGCGTCCAGGCGAGGCTGATGAGTCAGGCGCTGCGCAAGCTGACGGGCGCGGTGAGCCGCTCGGGCACGTGCATCATCTTCATCAACCAGATTCGGATGAAGATTGGCGTGATGTTCGGCAATCCGGAAACCACCACGGGTGGCAATGCGCTGAAGTTCTACGCATCCGTGCGGATGGAGATTCGCCGCACGGGCAACATCAAGGACGGTGATGCCGTCGTGGGCTCGAAGGCGCGCGTGAAGGTGGTGAAGAACAAGGTCGCCCCGCCCTTCCAGGAAGCGGAGTTCGACCTCATGTACGGCAGCGGCATCCACCGCGTGGGGGAAGTGCTCGACCTCGGCGTGGCCACGGGCCTCATCGAGAAGTCGGGGAGCTACTTCAGCCTGCGCGGAGAGCGCATCGGCCAGGGCCGGGAGCGCGCCGCCGAGTGGCTGCGCGAACATCCCGACGTGCTGGAAGCGCTGGGCAAGGAGATTACGGGGACTTCCGCCCTGCCCTCCTCGCCCGCGCCGGTGGAGGTCGCGGCCTAG
- the pssA gene encoding CDP-diacylglycerol--serine O-phosphatidyltransferase, translating into MMKLRKLMFVLPNLFTVTSIFCGFYAITLCTGDAEPVQLYQAALAIFFAMFFDGFDGRVARLTKTQSDFGVQLDSLADVISFGAAPSLLVYKWALEPLGFMGLFIAFSFAACGALRLARFNVLAARNPHGGGGSFFVGLPIPVAAGMLVSVIISHHAATQGQPLAESAVVPMAVAVAGLALLMVSTVRYRTFKDTRPNRKSALAFMLVVVGGTVIATQLHPAWVLVACCGAYLALGLVESAVLVRSRLVARKGAAPCAVAAVAVATVIDDEEEEDAESNQGNDGPAYL; encoded by the coding sequence ATGATGAAGTTGCGGAAACTGATGTTCGTGCTGCCGAATCTCTTCACCGTCACGTCCATTTTCTGCGGCTTCTACGCCATCACCTTGTGCACGGGGGACGCCGAACCGGTGCAGCTGTACCAGGCGGCCCTGGCCATCTTCTTCGCCATGTTCTTCGACGGCTTCGATGGCCGGGTGGCCCGGTTGACGAAGACTCAGAGCGACTTCGGCGTGCAGCTCGACAGTCTGGCGGATGTCATCTCCTTCGGAGCGGCGCCCTCTCTCCTGGTGTACAAGTGGGCGCTCGAGCCCCTGGGGTTCATGGGGCTGTTCATCGCGTTCTCCTTCGCGGCCTGTGGTGCATTGCGTCTGGCGCGCTTCAACGTGCTGGCGGCGCGCAACCCGCACGGAGGCGGTGGCAGTTTCTTCGTGGGCCTGCCCATCCCCGTGGCGGCCGGAATGCTGGTCTCCGTCATCATCTCCCACCATGCGGCGACGCAGGGGCAGCCCCTGGCCGAGAGCGCCGTGGTGCCCATGGCGGTGGCGGTGGCCGGCCTGGCGCTGCTGATGGTGTCGACGGTGCGCTATCGCACCTTCAAGGACACGCGGCCCAACCGGAAGAGCGCGCTGGCTTTCATGCTCGTGGTGGTGGGCGGCACGGTGATCGCCACGCAGTTGCACCCGGCCTGGGTGCTGGTGGCGTGCTGCGGCGCCTACCTCGCGCTGGGGCTGGTGGAGTCGGCGGTGCTGGTCCGCAGTCGGCTGGTCGCTCGCAAGGGGGCGGCCCCCTGCGCGGTGGCCGCGGTCGCGGTGGCCACGGTCATCGACGACGAGGAAGAAGAGGACGCGGAGTCCAACCAGGGCAACGACGGGCCCGCGTACCTCTGA
- a CDS encoding CinA family nicotinamide mononucleotide deamidase-related protein produces MRVELLCTGDELVTGLITDTNSTYLEARLFDLGVKVERVVLVGDVRPDIIQSLKEAASRADVVVVSGGLGPTADDFTLECAAEAAGVPLEEDAQVLDWLHQRYAARGLSPNPSALRMARVPQGSEPVKNPEGSAPLVVMKLGGAQLFFLPGVPREFKALLEGEVLPRIRATLDARPERTYRAFRLLRTVGIPESELDIAVAPMGPRHPRIVFGFRTHAPENHLKLMAEAPSQSEADAALAAVEVECRQMLGTKLFGVDSEAYAAVVLETLRRAGATLAVAESCTGGLIAQQLTAVPGSSEVFIGGAVVYSEKMKSAWVGVPPDVLARHTAVSRETAEAMAEGVRDACGTTYGLSVTGYAGPGGGTPEDPVGTVYCALSAPGVPTRCERISVTGDRDRVRLFAASHTLEMLRQHLLAAPATP; encoded by the coding sequence ATGCGCGTCGAGCTGCTGTGCACCGGTGACGAGCTCGTCACCGGCCTCATTACGGATACGAACAGCACGTACCTGGAGGCCCGCCTCTTCGACCTTGGCGTCAAGGTGGAGCGCGTGGTCCTGGTGGGTGACGTGCGGCCGGACATCATCCAGTCGCTGAAGGAAGCCGCGTCGCGCGCGGATGTGGTGGTGGTGTCGGGGGGCCTGGGGCCCACGGCGGACGACTTCACCCTCGAATGCGCCGCGGAGGCCGCGGGCGTGCCGCTGGAGGAGGATGCCCAGGTCCTCGACTGGCTGCACCAGCGCTACGCCGCGCGAGGCCTGTCGCCCAACCCGAGCGCCCTGCGCATGGCCCGCGTCCCCCAGGGCTCGGAGCCCGTGAAGAACCCCGAGGGCTCCGCGCCGCTCGTCGTGATGAAGCTGGGTGGCGCCCAGTTGTTCTTCCTTCCGGGGGTGCCCCGTGAGTTCAAGGCGCTCCTGGAAGGCGAGGTGCTGCCGCGGATCCGCGCGACGCTGGACGCCCGCCCCGAGCGCACCTACCGGGCCTTCCGGCTGCTGCGCACGGTGGGCATCCCGGAGTCGGAGCTCGACATTGCGGTTGCTCCCATGGGCCCCCGGCATCCCCGCATCGTGTTCGGCTTCCGCACCCACGCCCCCGAAAACCACCTGAAGCTGATGGCGGAGGCCCCCTCCCAATCGGAAGCGGATGCCGCGCTCGCCGCCGTGGAGGTGGAGTGCCGCCAGATGCTGGGCACGAAGCTCTTCGGTGTGGACTCGGAAGCGTACGCCGCGGTGGTCCTCGAAACGCTTCGTCGGGCGGGCGCCACGCTGGCGGTGGCGGAGAGCTGCACCGGCGGCCTCATCGCCCAGCAGCTCACGGCCGTGCCGGGCTCCAGCGAGGTCTTCATCGGCGGCGCGGTGGTGTACTCGGAGAAGATGAAATCCGCATGGGTGGGCGTTCCTCCCGACGTGCTCGCACGGCACACGGCTGTCTCGCGGGAGACGGCCGAGGCCATGGCGGAGGGCGTGCGCGATGCCTGTGGCACGACCTACGGCCTGTCGGTGACGGGATACGCGGGCCCTGGCGGTGGCACGCCGGAGGACCCCGTTGGCACCGTGTACTGCGCGCTGTCGGCGCCTGGCGTGCCCACCCGCTGTGAGCGCATCTCTGTCACCGGCGACCGCGACCGCGTGCGCCTGTTCGCCGCTTCCCACACGCTTGAAATGCTGCGGCAGCACCTGCTCGCCGCGCCCGCTACCCCATGA
- a CDS encoding DUF1285 domain-containing protein: MQPPTGQPPPGKRWHTREDSGIRLDARMRWWHDDEPILHPKIIELFNASLVLDDADRYQLRIGNDWCFIQVEGAAYEVRTVDVTPDERVSVRLSDRTAEALDVASLHLDADGVLSCRVKQGRAQARLSRDAQYQLGQLLEEGPDGGLVLNVGQRKLAVPVKLDVLASSV, from the coding sequence ATGCAACCACCCACTGGACAGCCGCCTCCCGGCAAGCGCTGGCACACCCGTGAGGACAGCGGCATCCGCCTCGACGCCAGGATGCGCTGGTGGCACGACGACGAGCCCATCCTCCATCCCAAGATCATCGAGCTCTTCAACGCCTCGCTCGTGCTGGATGACGCGGACCGCTACCAGCTCCGCATTGGCAACGACTGGTGCTTCATCCAGGTTGAAGGCGCCGCCTACGAGGTCCGGACAGTGGACGTCACCCCCGACGAGCGGGTGTCCGTGCGCCTGAGCGACCGCACCGCCGAGGCGCTGGACGTCGCCAGCCTGCATCTGGACGCGGACGGCGTGTTGTCCTGCCGAGTGAAGCAGGGGCGGGCCCAGGCGCGCCTCTCGCGCGACGCGCAGTACCAGCTCGGACAGCTCCTGGAAGAAGGGCCCGACGGCGGGCTCGTGCTGAATGTCGGTCAGCGCAAGCTCGCCGTCCCGGTCAAGCTGGACGTGTTGGCGTCCTCCGTCTAG